AAAGAACAAGTAAAGGGCATATTAACAGTCAGCACAAcatacatttatggcaaataaTTTACCTTTGAAGTCCAATTAGTTTCCACTTCTGAAAATCCATTATGTGCAGTGGGGAAGTCATCCATGTGTTAACGGGTTTGGCAACATGTCCATGATTGGGCACAAAAATTGATAGTGCCGTCACAAGCCTTCTAACAAAGGCTTCCTCCTCACCCAGCACTATGAGGGTCCTTCCACAGAGAAGAGAATATATGGCAGGGTGGGAGAAGGGGTACTGTCTAATGAACATTAGTGCATTCTGGCCGGCTTTCCTTCTATGTCGTTCAGAGAGGCCACTGACACATGGGGCCGGGGAGGGTGTCCTATCAGAACAAGTCGACGTGCTGCTTCTATAACTTGTAGAGTCCGAATACTCCTCAATGCTTAGTCTTACAGACTCTCCGCTACTCATTAAGTATGTTGACTCTGCTTCAGGACTAGAGAGGCCATGGGGACTCACTTTATTAGAATGGTTCTCAGCCCTGTCTACTGAGAACTTGACTTGAAAGGCATGATCCATGTTTCTGTACGACTGTGGCGGGACACTAACCACTTTATTAATGTCCCCATCATTAGGTACAGGGGTCACATTTCCTGTCTGCGCTAAAAGTGTTTCTGCCCCCATGCAACAAGCTGGGTCGCCTGATAAATCATTTGGAGAAGGCTCATTCTCCTCATTATTGGTGGAATTGCAAGGCTGTTCTCCATCCACATCTACTCCATCAGGATCCTCTTCATGAATGGCGATTTGATATGCTGGTCTAAAATCCTCAGGAATTACACTTTCAGAGGGACACGTGCTTAGAACTTCAATACTGTCCTCACTAATGGTTCTTCTGCTACCTACCTTCCTCCTGGGCGGTTGGGGGCTAAGTCGCAAACATGGCTGGCTCTCAGAATGAGTGAGCAACGCAACTGACTTCTCTGTTCTCAAGACTTCAATGCTGTCGCTGCTACTAACACTCCCTTTAAAATCCACATCGTTAAATTCACAGTTATCTGGGATGTCGGAAACACCGCGCTCAGCCGTCTCTTGATGATTTCCTTCTTCAAATACTTCCTGTTCAATTTTAATAGGGACAGATTCCACGCTTGATTTGTACGACTCCAGACTTGCTGAATTTTTAAGGTTTCCCGGTTCTTCCAAAAATGTAGGATTCTGCAAAGCCTGAACAAGCGCCAAAGTATTGGAACAATGCATGCTGGACAGCTTTGCATCCCAAGTCGCAATATCTTCAAACAAGAAATTGGAAACCGTCTGTTGCTCTAAAAGTCCCTTTTCAAGTTGCTTCATTAGGAGATAACTCAAGTCACCCCGGTATCGTTTTTCTATACTAGTCAGTAGGTCTATTGTTTGAGTAAAGAAATAAATATCAACCAGTTCCTCCAATGTTTTTAATTTCTTATCAAAACATTTTGAGGATTTTGCCTTTATGAATTTAGGAGTGTAGGATGACCTGGGATGGTAAAGACTGCTCTCCTCTTCCACCAGGCTTTCTTCTGGGTTAGAAGGGGGCAATGGTTGCTCAGATTCATTCGGAACATCGGAGTCTTGTAAACTTTCTGGCTCATACGGCTGAAAATCCGGCTCTTTTATTTTCCTGTACGGGTATAACTGGATCTGCTTCAGTAAATCCTGATGCTCTATAATGGATTTTTCCACACTGGCAAGTTCGTTGGCTTTATCGATGGTTTGTGTCGTGTAAAATCCCTTGTCGTCGGCCTTCATCTGTTCTTCCATTTCTCTCTGTAGAACGGTCCTGGTGTAATCAAGGTCTCGGAGCTTTTTTTCCAGCTCGTTGGCAAACGCCTTCCTATTGCCGGTTTTCAGGCACTTGGACGCTTTTGAGAAGTCGCTGGAAAGCTCCAAGAACTGTCTCATTATCTTTTCCTCGTCCATGGAGATATAGGCCATGCAAAAGGGCCTGACGAAGCCTCGCGCCTCCAAGTCGTACAGGGTCAAGTGATGGACATAGGCAAAAGCTCCTTCTTTGGAGTCTCCCAAGACGACCTTAGAGTCCTCGACGAAATTCAGCTTCGGGTAAGATGAACCCGGGGGGTGGCCCACAAAGGATGCCTGGTAGTCCACCGACATGATGCGCAGGGAGAAGTAGTTCAGGTCAAACTCGCCACAAATCCGCTGATCATCAGGGATGGTAAGAAGAGGCTGGGGCCCCACTTGCTCAGAGAACTCTGAGATGAGAATAAAGTCCCTGCTGAATTTGGCAGCACACAGCCTGGACCAGGGACTGCTATTGGCTTGGGAAAAGGGAAACAGAGGCACCGTGTATTCTTCCGGCAGCCCAGAGGCGCCATGAAATGGCTCTTCATACCCCTCCTCCATTGTAAAAGGCACCAGGTCCGGAGAGCCTATCATCTTTTCtacggggggggggtggtccgGCGGATAACCCCCCGGGACGCCGAACGATTTGTTCTCTCAAATAAACAGGGAGGAAGCCATCTTGGAAGGCGGGACACGTGATAATCACGTGACGTCACGCCCGGGCCGAACTTAATAATAGTCCGGTTCTAACACGTCCAAACCCAGGGAAAATACATTGCGGCAGAAATAATGTGTGTTTTTTCACATAAATAAGAGCCGCCGCTGCATTTGCGCTCAAAGTAGCCGCAAAACAGAGAAGCGATGCATGCTGGGGATTGTAGTTCGGGCGGCAAAGTCACCTGACAGCGTGGGATCTGGCGGAGTACGGAAAGCGAGAGAGGTCAGAAGGAATGGGTCAGTGACAATCAACGCGGGAAATAATACCATAGGTTCTGTCCCACAGAACTGCCGGTAAGTAGAGCGCCGTTACTGGCACCCACAAGCACTTAAGcatttatatcccccccccccccatctgggtCTGTCATGTGTCCCACCTGGGTGCTTACAATCAACAGCAGTTTTATAACACAGCTTGCAAtttggcttctttttttttttcgtggcttttgaaatatttacatatttattctgcaggttTCAGACATGGAATGCCAGTTGTACTGTTGCTAGGGCTTTTTAATCTTAGCAACCATCCAAGAGTCTGGAGGGCAAAGTAGAAGATCAGTATGAGAGGATAAGATAAGCTATTGAAAACAAGATAATAAAATTATCAGACATGGAAGGCCAGTTCTGTTGCTAGGGCTTTTTAATCTTAGCAACCATCCAAGAGTCTGGAGGGCAAAGTAGAAGATCAGTATGAGAGGATAAGATAAGCTATTGAAAACAAGAGAATAAAATGGGTCCATCAATCTGTCtattttggttgctgggggtcactgaccttaaCAACCACATAGCATTTCCCAGTCACAGTTTATACTGTTGCACCACTTTCTGGGTGAACTCCGCTACAAAGGGTCCCTACAAGTTGTGTTTATACGATGGCTACCGTGTGATTCGCTTGAGTTACTACAGTTCTTCATCAGCCTGAGGCAGAGCACGAGATACCATGTGTGTCTCTTTATCTACTACCcttcttctttatatatatatatatatatatatatatatatatatatatatatatatatatatatatatatatatatatatatatatatgaaacgaATGTCTAGTGTAGCGGAGCCTCAGACTGTATGACTTATCATTTTCCAACAATTCTGCATTCAAAGGGCCAGCAACCACCAAAATCATGTAGTCCTGGCATTTCACTAAAATGGGACAAACATCCTTTTGTCATGTTCTCCTTAAGGGCCCATAGAGAGATGTGGgaagacagaaaaaaacattatctcATAAATGTGTACTAAACCTGCAGTGGCCCCTGTATCTTTTGGGTCCCCCAGCAGTTACAAGGTTTACTTCCTTTGTTGTGGGCCCCTGCATATTTGCacttaaggctgccatacacaggctgattgtagctgctgatattggtcccttagacctattcggcagcttatcggcccgtgtaggggcactaactaCTGGCCTgaccgaccgacatctggcccgAAATCGAGCAGATCTCAATCGGACTGGTTTCAATATGTATTTGGATCGGGGAACGCTGATGACAGACACCTATACCAGTCGTCCTaactcgatcatttggccctcgggAACTGAATTCgcttgaattagcctgatatcacccacccgtaggtggggatatcgggagaagatccgctcgcttggttacctcgccaagcaagcggatcttagcgtgtatggccacctttataatgCCATTTTTAATGCAACATAATGTAGTCTGGTTATAAAAGGCTAAGATTTTCCAGGGTAAGATTGGAATTTAAGGGTCACTTGGAAATCTATTTACATGGAGACTCCATGCAGCCCTATAGAGATGGTTGGAAATGCAATTTATCATGACCTTGAATGAATGGAAAAGTTTTAGACAGGCGCAGGTCTAGATTGGACACCGTGTGTGAATCTGTGGCCACATCTGCGCTCACAAGTTGAGAATTTCTTATCTTTCATAGGACTTCTACAGTTAATAAGTAAACTTCTGTTTCTGCTCTATTTCCCAGGTGCCTTTTTTGACAGAAGAGCTGGTTTGTGGGATATCACTGCTCCCAGCCATGATTCCTGCAGGGAGTAGGAACGTCTCTGTGCTCCGGTGATGGTTATTTTGAGCAGGGTTCTAGCCCTCAGCAAGTTTACGTTTGCAGCTCGTCCTGCAGTTCGTTTCTGCTCTCATCGTGCCGCAGCAGAAATGGCCTTGAGGATCCCAGTTAATAAAGTTCTGTGTGTGGCGGAAAAGAACGATGCTGCCAAAGGGATTGCAGATCTTATGTCCAATAGCAGAATGCGGAGGGTGAGGTTTCTTTCCTACAATTCTATCTAGATTTAAGACGAGCAGATGTTCTCCAGATATGCCCAtgtaaggtgggcgatattgggttaaTATGATTGTTTGGcgctagggccaaacaattggattataAAGATGCGTATAGGAACTGtcagaccaaggaccacatcaataaacCAATGCGGTCCTCAATCtgataggaaaatcaaacctgcctgatcaacatctgggtAATTTTTGGCCAGAAATTGATCGGGGAGGCCTGTCGGGGGGCCCCATTCACGGGCAGATAAACTCAGGCGGAGTTTTTTAAGGACTTTGCACTTACAGACTCTGTTTACTAGCAACTCttagggaggtgacagacggggagattagtcgccccatgacaaatcttcgttgccgcgggcgactaatctccccgcaatgccatcccaccggctagattGTAAAtggccagtggaatggcatacgtgTCCCTGTGACTTCcagaagtcgcccaaagttgccttgagaggcggctaatctccccgtctgtcgcCTCCCTTAGTGTTACCCAGAGGTTGGCCGCTGCAATGTAAGAGAAAATACTTGCCGGTGTATTTATTTTAACCTGGACTTGAGGGATTATCAATTCTCAGCCTAAGACCTCTCACTGGTTAACTAGAAACACTGAATcagaaaacatggcaattttAAAGCCCAGGGGGCACACACTCAGATATTATACAGTTAAAAGGAATGTAAACCCAAAAACCAATGAAAGAAAAGGAAATGCTTAGTaatttttcaatatacattcattaaacatttccATGGGGTTTAGAGTTCAGCTGAATGCAGTATTCTTCTGTCCCCTTTCTGCACTCATGatattgaatatagaaaatatagaaaTCAGCCAGGACAAGTCTATTAGTCAGCCTGTCTCTGCTACATTACATAACAAGGGACAGAGGAAcaggtacagtggtgtgaaaaactatttgcccccttcctgatttcttattcttttgcatgtttgtcacacttaaatgtttctgctcatcaaaaaccgttaactattagtcaaagataacataattgaacacaaaatgcagtttttaaatgaaggtttacgttattaagggagaaaaaaaactccaaatctacatggccctgtgtgaaaaagtgattgccccccttgttaaaaaataacttaactgtggtttatcaatttcaattttcaatttcaatatcaatttctgtagtcacccccaggcctgattactgccacacctgtttcaatcaagaaatcacttaaataggagctacctgacacagagaagtagcccaaaagcacctcaaaagctacacatcatgccaagatccaaagaaattcaggaacaaatgagaacaaaagtaattgagatctatcagtctggtaaaggttataaagccatttctaaagctttgggactccagcgaaccacagtgagagccattatctacaaatggcaaaaacatggatcagtggtgaaccttcccaggagtggccggccgaccaaaattaccccaagagcgcagagacaactcatccgagaggccacaaaagaccccaggacaacatctaaagaactgcaggcctcacttgcctcaattaaggtcagtgttcacgactccaccataagaaagagactgggcaaaaacggcctgcatggcagatttccaaggcgcaaaccacttttaagcaaaaagaacattaaggctcgtctcaattttgctaaaaaacatctcaatgattgccaagacttttgggaaaataccttgtggaccgacgagacaaaagttgaactttttggaaggtgcgtgtccagttacatctggcgtaaaagtaacacagcatttcagaaaaagaacatcataccaacagtaaaatatggtggtggtagtgtgatggtctggggttgttttgctgcttcaggacctggaaggcttgctgtgatagatggaaccatgaattctactgtctaccaaaaaatcctgaaggagaatgtccggccatctgttcgtcaactcaagctgaagcgatcttgggtgctgcagcaggacaatgacccaaaacacaccagcaaatccacctctgaatggctgaagaaaaacaaaatgaagactttggagtggcctagtcaaagtcctgacctgaatcctattgagatgttgtggcatgaccttaaaaaggcggttcatgctagaaaaccctcaaataaagctgaattacaacaattctgcaaagatgagtgggccaaaattcctccagagcgctgtaaaagactcgttgcaagttatcacaaacgcttgattgcagttattactgctaagggtggcccaaccagttattaggttcagggggcaattactttttcacacagggccatgtaggtttggattttttttctccctaaataataaaaaccctcatttaaaaactgcattttgtgtttacttgtgttatctttgactaatagttaaatgtgtttgatgatcagaaacatttaagtgtgacaaacatgcaaaagaataagaaatcaggaagggggcaaatagtttttcacaccactgtagatccggctttcagtagtaattacatttacacataacttacATTCGctgaacattttaattaaaatgttcagtgaatgtaagttatgtgtaaatgtaatgtaatttattttatgtaatgtattttaagtagtggcttagaattacattttttttcttagctCTGTTAGTTTGTGATGCTCTATAGTGTTTACTTACAATTCTTGCATTGTATTTTGGGGAATGCATCATGTGACACTGTGGCTGTTACACTATCAGACCAGTTATGCTGTGTTGCTGTGGGTACTTGAAGCTATAGTTTGCCCACGGGCTGGCAAAATTCTACTTTAGCCCATAATCCCCTGCCTGGGGCACTAACATGCTGCTACTTCATCTCCAGTTATCTTCAGGTTGCTTATTATGTATTCATTCAATTGCCAaatggccagtattttaccagcctggccggTAAAAAAGATGGTTGTTGCCAATGTTAataatacctgtatttgttttccaGCCCTATGCctgcccccctcccttcagaGATGGCAGAGGTGGGCAGGTAGAGTGTGAGTATGTAAATTCACCTTaaggttaatttttagtatgttttataatgacctattcttagcaacttttcaattggtcttaatgctttccttctgcctctttccagctttcaaatggggggtcactgaccccaacagccaaaatctattgctctgtgaggctataaatTTATCGTTATtgataccttttattacttatctttttaggCTTTCCTGTCTATCTtttaaacccctgcctggttgctaggttaaattgaaacctagcaaccagatagctgatgaaattccaaactggagagctgctgaaccaaattCTTGGACCAAGATGAAAACAGGCAGGACAGGCTCTTACAGACACACGTATAGTTACAGtgaatatatagtatatgtatttACAAGAGGACAGACTTGGTCTTGTGGCCATTGCCATCAAGTCCTTCTGTTTTCTTTATCTATACATGTATTTAATGTTGATATAGCATTGGTTCTGCTGGGAGAGCAGCCA
The genomic region above belongs to Xenopus tropicalis strain Nigerian chromosome 9, UCB_Xtro_10.0, whole genome shotgun sequence and contains:
- the smcr8 gene encoding guanine nucleotide exchange protein SMCR8, with product MIGSPDLVPFTMEEGYEEPFHGASGLPEEYTVPLFPFSQANSSPWSRLCAAKFSRDFILISEFSEQVGPQPLLTIPDDQRICGEFDLNYFSLRIMSVDYQASFVGHPPGSSYPKLNFVEDSKVVLGDSKEGAFAYVHHLTLYDLEARGFVRPFCMAYISMDEEKIMRQFLELSSDFSKASKCLKTGNRKAFANELEKKLRDLDYTRTVLQREMEEQMKADDKGFYTTQTIDKANELASVEKSIIEHQDLLKQIQLYPYRKIKEPDFQPYEPESLQDSDVPNESEQPLPPSNPEESLVEEESSLYHPRSSYTPKFIKAKSSKCFDKKLKTLEELVDIYFFTQTIDLLTSIEKRYRGDLSYLLMKQLEKGLLEQQTVSNFLFEDIATWDAKLSSMHCSNTLALVQALQNPTFLEEPGNLKNSASLESYKSSVESVPIKIEQEVFEEGNHQETAERGVSDIPDNCEFNDVDFKGSVSSSDSIEVLRTEKSVALLTHSESQPCLRLSPQPPRRKVGSRRTISEDSIEVLSTCPSESVIPEDFRPAYQIAIHEEDPDGVDVDGEQPCNSTNNEENEPSPNDLSGDPACCMGAETLLAQTGNVTPVPNDGDINKVVSVPPQSYRNMDHAFQVKFSVDRAENHSNKVSPHGLSSPEAESTYLMSSGESVRLSIEEYSDSTSYRSSTSTCSDRTPSPAPCVSGLSERHRRKAGQNALMFIRQYPFSHPAIYSLLCGRTLIVLGEEEAFVRRLVTALSIFVPNHGHVAKPVNTWMTSPLHIMDFQKWKLIGLQRGGSPSSTNILHSLNRYSRYASVLDADHKTLRCPVYKGAFLQRLADHRTQIRRGSTYYMHVQSMLTQLSAKAFLFTFCHHAHLPIREKESEESIAQRRAAFLRQLLGLSEEDSKIVEYLSELLKMHYLRESGTQLLPVLRFDYIPNFLYKI